One stretch of Spirochaetota bacterium DNA includes these proteins:
- a CDS encoding radical SAM protein: MHNYALLNGADTASARCTMCPRACGAPRADGAFGYCNSGVLPEVASVCVHRGEEPVFGPEGMCNVFFYHCTMQCVYCQNSQISVNSGEAGHTDAETLAESIRTRIGPDRPCVGFVSPSHFVPQMRETIAIVKRSAPWAVAVMNTGAYDRRETISSLEDEMDVYLPDLKYMDEALARKYSRTPGYPGIALAALREMYRQKGSNLALDDAGIIRSGLVIRHLILPGHVENSIACLRAIAEELSASVHVSLMAQYHPTDAVRAHPVLGRTITRDEYETVLEEFYRLGFYRGWVQEMESSGSYLPDFGRGDVFG, encoded by the coding sequence ATGCATAACTATGCATTATTAAATGGCGCCGATACCGCCTCCGCGAGGTGTACGATGTGTCCCCGTGCGTGCGGCGCGCCCAGGGCAGATGGCGCCTTTGGCTATTGCAACAGCGGCGTCCTGCCGGAGGTTGCATCGGTATGCGTGCACCGGGGCGAGGAGCCGGTGTTCGGTCCGGAGGGGATGTGCAATGTCTTCTTTTATCATTGCACGATGCAGTGCGTGTATTGCCAGAATTCGCAGATAAGCGTGAATTCCGGCGAGGCCGGGCACACGGATGCGGAAACGCTCGCCGAATCGATACGTACGCGTATCGGCCCCGACCGCCCCTGTGTGGGATTCGTCTCACCCTCACACTTCGTTCCGCAGATGCGGGAGACGATCGCGATTGTCAAGCGGTCCGCGCCGTGGGCGGTCGCCGTCATGAACACGGGCGCGTACGACCGGCGCGAGACCATCTCGTCGCTCGAGGACGAGATGGACGTGTACCTGCCCGATCTCAAGTACATGGACGAGGCGCTCGCGCGCAAGTACTCGCGGACGCCCGGCTACCCGGGGATCGCGCTCGCGGCACTCCGCGAGATGTACCGCCAGAAGGGGTCGAACCTGGCGCTGGACGACGCCGGGATCATCCGGTCGGGGCTCGTTATCCGGCACCTGATTCTTCCCGGCCACGTGGAAAACAGCATCGCGTGCCTGCGCGCGATCGCCGAAGAGCTGTCGGCCTCCGTGCACGTGTCGCTCATGGCACAGTATCACCCGACCGACGCCGTGCGCGCGCACCCGGTGCTCGGGCGGACGATCACGCGGGACGAGTACGAGACGGTGCTGGAGGAGTTTTACAGGCTGGGTTTTTACCGGGGCTGGGTGCAGGAGATGGAGAGTAGCGGAAGCTACCTGCCGGATTTTGGGAGGGGGGATGTGTTTGGGTGA
- a CDS encoding A/G-specific adenine glycosylase, protein MSRYTHEELSGLIRDAHAPQDAKAAFRRIIYDHYKKHGRALPWRNAPTPYEVFVSEIMLQQTQVERVVNKFPTFLARFPDFRALADSTAGEVVAAWQGMGYNRRALSLHRAAKIIVEKHGGALPIHIEELEALPGIGKATARSIAAFAFNEPVVFIETNIRSVFIHFFFPGAENVPDAEILPLVERTLDRKNPSRWYNALMDYGVMLKKENANPSRKSAAYRPQAPFKNSRRQKRGRILARLVESGPLGIAGAAALLGVDIETAGGLLDELEREGFIRKKGRAYVLS, encoded by the coding sequence ATGTCACGCTATACGCATGAGGAACTCTCCGGCCTGATAAGGGACGCGCACGCGCCGCAGGACGCGAAGGCCGCCTTCAGGCGGATTATCTATGACCACTACAAAAAACACGGCCGGGCACTGCCGTGGAGAAACGCCCCCACCCCCTACGAGGTCTTCGTATCCGAGATCATGCTGCAGCAGACCCAGGTCGAGCGCGTGGTCAATAAATTTCCGACATTCCTGGCGCGGTTTCCGGACTTCAGGGCGCTCGCGGACTCCACTGCGGGAGAGGTCGTCGCGGCCTGGCAGGGGATGGGCTACAACCGGAGGGCGCTCTCGTTGCACCGCGCCGCGAAGATCATCGTCGAGAAGCACGGCGGCGCACTGCCTATTCATATCGAGGAGCTCGAGGCGCTCCCGGGAATAGGGAAGGCGACCGCGCGCTCCATCGCCGCCTTCGCGTTCAACGAGCCCGTCGTGTTCATCGAGACCAATATCCGCAGCGTCTTCATACATTTTTTCTTCCCTGGCGCGGAAAACGTTCCGGACGCGGAAATCCTCCCGCTCGTCGAGCGCACCCTCGACAGGAAGAACCCATCGCGCTGGTACAACGCGCTCATGGACTACGGCGTGATGCTGAAAAAGGAAAATGCCAATCCCTCGAGGAAGAGCGCAGCCTACAGGCCGCAGGCGCCCTTCAAGAACTCCCGGCGCCAGAAGCGCGGACGGATACTCGCGCGCCTGGTAGAATCGGGTCCGCTGGGCATCGCCGGGGCCGCCGCGCTCCTGGGGGTCGATATCGAAACGGCAGGCGGTCTGCTGGACGAGCTCGAACGCGAGGGTTTTATACGCAAGAAGGGACGCGCGTATGTTCTCTCATGA
- the ychF gene encoding redox-regulated ATPase YchF, whose product MKLGIFGLPQTGKKTLFGLLTGAAASSPDAQKAVTGVAEIFDPRFDRLAAMYNPKKRTRARINIDLLPKLEPDSAVEGDIFKNIADTDALCHVVRAFRDEAVYHVSGSVNPARDIERISSELILHDMLFVEKRLERLAAGKKKQGAELAKKEEDLLLRFKERLDANRPLRGEPVSDEETKLIASYPFVTMKPVLIVLNVADGDAGARAMLDELSAKYGQEGVALMQISARLELEIAALETPEERAEFMAEAGIVEPAVNLLSRLCMEALGLISYFTVGEDEVRQWQVRRGALAPEAGGVIHTDIARGFIRAEVIKYDDLISLGGEDAVKKAGKLGVMGKDYEVRDGDIMNFRFNV is encoded by the coding sequence ATGAAGCTTGGAATTTTCGGATTGCCGCAGACGGGGAAAAAGACCCTTTTCGGACTCCTCACGGGCGCCGCGGCCTCATCGCCGGACGCGCAGAAAGCGGTTACGGGGGTCGCGGAAATTTTCGATCCGCGGTTCGACCGGCTCGCCGCGATGTACAACCCTAAAAAGCGGACCCGCGCGCGGATCAATATCGACCTGCTTCCCAAGCTGGAACCGGATTCGGCGGTGGAGGGCGATATCTTCAAGAACATCGCCGACACCGACGCCCTGTGTCACGTGGTGCGCGCGTTTCGGGACGAGGCCGTCTACCATGTGAGCGGGAGCGTGAACCCGGCCCGCGATATCGAGCGCATCAGCTCCGAGCTCATACTCCATGACATGCTCTTCGTCGAGAAGCGACTCGAACGCCTCGCGGCGGGAAAAAAGAAGCAGGGCGCGGAGCTCGCGAAGAAGGAGGAGGACCTGCTCCTGCGCTTCAAGGAGCGCCTGGACGCGAACCGCCCGCTGCGCGGGGAACCGGTGAGCGACGAGGAGACGAAGCTCATCGCGAGCTATCCCTTCGTGACGATGAAGCCCGTGCTTATCGTCCTGAACGTCGCCGACGGCGACGCGGGCGCGCGCGCGATGCTGGACGAGCTTTCCGCAAAGTACGGGCAGGAGGGCGTCGCCCTGATGCAGATCTCCGCGCGGCTCGAGCTCGAAATCGCCGCGCTGGAAACCCCGGAGGAGCGCGCCGAGTTCATGGCCGAGGCCGGAATCGTGGAGCCCGCCGTGAACCTCCTCTCGCGGCTCTGCATGGAGGCGCTGGGGCTCATCTCGTATTTCACCGTGGGCGAGGACGAGGTGCGCCAGTGGCAGGTACGCCGGGGCGCGCTCGCGCCGGAGGCGGGCGGGGTGATCCATACCGACATCGCGCGCGGCTTCATACGCGCGGAGGTGATCAAGTACGACGACCTTATTTCGCTGGGCGGCGAGGACGCGGTGAAAAAGGCCGGAAAGCTCGGGGTGATGGGAAAGGATTACGAGGTGCGCGACGGCGATATCATGAATTTCAGGTTCAATGTCTGA
- a CDS encoding M48 family peptidase, with protein MIRYVCLYTEIVRPRATIFQPRRHNLFITRIPRQIILTCAAPLAYITIVSVNGGPHMDDDSRTGAQAAASPEDAKRYARIKLVVGLVDGVLDLACLALFAFSGIAARLAALSAGLAAGEYSRFLVFFAIAGACFGILGAPLSFYSGYVIEHRFGLSTLSVFGWLRDRLKSAILSIVIGVPVALLFYFLLKSAGSSWWMYFGAGVFVLGIVFARLAPLVIFPLFYTFTPLEPGQVREALEGLLSREGVSISGIFVFDMSRETRKANAGFTGLGKGRRIILGDTLLREFSADEIRVIFAHELGHLSGRHIPKNILISGALIFLSLGACSAAYSAAISSLGLAGPHDLAAIPILLFFLSVLSLALMPFTNAVSRAFERAADRHALEVTNDPSSFISAMEKIAVRNLADREPHPAVEFFFHGHPSIGKRIQFARAGIQEGLPVK; from the coding sequence ATGATCCGATATGTGTGTCTCTATACAGAGATTGTCCGCCCGCGCGCAACCATATTTCAGCCCCGCCGCCATAATTTATTCATTACGCGCATACCGCGGCAAATTATTTTGACATGCGCCGCCCCGCTTGCCTACATTACAATCGTATCGGTGAACGGAGGACCTCACATGGACGATGATTCGCGAACAGGAGCGCAGGCCGCCGCATCCCCGGAAGACGCAAAAAGGTACGCACGCATAAAGCTTGTCGTGGGGCTTGTCGACGGCGTTCTCGATCTCGCGTGCCTCGCGCTGTTCGCCTTCAGCGGCATTGCCGCGCGCCTCGCGGCGCTTTCGGCCGGACTCGCCGCCGGGGAATATTCCCGGTTTCTCGTGTTTTTCGCGATCGCGGGGGCCTGCTTCGGAATACTGGGGGCGCCGCTTTCCTTTTACTCCGGCTATGTCATCGAGCATCGGTTCGGCTTGTCGACCCTGAGCGTGTTTGGGTGGCTCCGCGACCGCCTCAAGTCGGCGATTCTCTCGATCGTGATCGGCGTTCCCGTGGCGCTCCTCTTTTATTTCCTCCTGAAATCCGCGGGATCGTCGTGGTGGATGTATTTCGGCGCCGGCGTCTTCGTGCTCGGGATTGTGTTCGCGCGGCTGGCGCCCCTCGTGATCTTCCCGCTCTTCTACACCTTCACGCCGCTGGAACCGGGCCAGGTCAGGGAGGCGCTCGAAGGACTCCTCTCGCGCGAGGGCGTCTCCATAAGCGGAATATTCGTGTTCGACATGAGCAGGGAAACGCGGAAGGCCAACGCCGGTTTCACGGGGCTGGGCAAAGGCAGGCGCATCATCCTGGGCGATACGCTTCTACGGGAATTTTCCGCGGACGAGATTCGCGTCATCTTCGCGCACGAGCTCGGTCACCTCTCCGGGCGCCACATTCCCAAAAATATCCTCATCTCCGGCGCGCTGATATTTCTTTCGCTCGGGGCATGCAGCGCGGCGTACAGCGCGGCGATATCCTCCCTGGGTCTCGCGGGCCCGCACGACCTCGCCGCGATACCGATACTGCTCTTCTTTCTTTCGGTGCTCTCCCTCGCCCTCATGCCGTTCACGAACGCCGTATCCCGCGCCTTCGAGCGCGCCGCCGACCGGCACGCCCTCGAAGTGACCAACGACCCGTCATCCTTCATCTCGGCGATGGAAAAAATCGCGGTGCGAAACCTCGCGGACCGCGAGCCCCATCCGGCGGTGGAGTTCTTTTTTCACGGTCATCCCTCGATCGGGAAGAGAATCCAGTTCGCGCGCGCCGGAATTCAGGAAGGCTTGCCGGTGAAATAG
- the moaA gene encoding GTP 3',8-cyclase MoaA — MLVDGFNRKLDYLRVSVTDKCNLRCVYCMPQGGVRPLLHNEVLRNEEFVRLAGIFADMGIAKVRFTGGEPLLRKGFLDIVSRARAAHPSLIMGLTTNGMLLGQALPGLAGNGVSKLNISLDTIDRTRFRAITGSDRIDDVLDAIDRALEAGRFSVKINAVLFRETLDELDGMLDYFRDRDVTLRFIERMPFNGEPGAEGFTGFGELVRMLEQRGTLERNTSIDTSVAVMYSFLYKGLHRMRVGVIPPMTHKFCGRCNRLRLTCDGLLRVCLHSRKEYDLKTPLRMGLGDDAIRGIIAEAVADKPREHTLECGGEGDGCVSLAARRQMSQIGG, encoded by the coding sequence ATGCTGGTCGACGGATTCAACAGGAAGCTCGATTATCTGCGCGTGTCGGTGACCGACAAGTGCAATCTTCGCTGCGTGTACTGCATGCCGCAGGGAGGGGTGCGCCCGCTCCTGCATAACGAGGTGCTCAGGAACGAGGAATTCGTGCGCCTGGCGGGGATCTTCGCGGACATGGGGATCGCCAAGGTGCGTTTCACGGGCGGGGAACCGCTGCTCAGGAAGGGCTTCCTGGATATCGTCTCCCGCGCGCGCGCGGCGCACCCGTCGCTCATAATGGGCCTCACGACGAACGGCATGCTTCTGGGGCAGGCCCTCCCGGGACTCGCAGGGAACGGGGTTTCGAAACTGAATATCAGCCTGGACACGATCGACAGGACCAGGTTCCGCGCGATCACGGGCAGCGACCGCATCGACGATGTTCTCGATGCGATAGACCGCGCACTGGAAGCCGGCCGCTTCAGCGTGAAAATAAACGCCGTGCTGTTCCGTGAGACCCTGGACGAGCTGGACGGCATGCTCGATTACTTCAGGGACCGGGACGTCACGCTCCGCTTCATCGAACGGATGCCGTTCAACGGCGAACCGGGCGCGGAGGGCTTCACGGGATTCGGGGAGCTTGTGCGTATGCTGGAACAGCGCGGAACGCTGGAGCGGAACACCAGTATCGACACCTCCGTCGCGGTCATGTACTCATTTCTTTACAAGGGGCTTCACCGTATGCGCGTGGGCGTCATTCCCCCCATGACGCACAAGTTTTGCGGACGGTGCAACAGGCTTCGTTTAACCTGCGACGGACTGCTCAGGGTGTGCCTGCACAGCCGGAAGGAGTACGATCTAAAAACCCCCCTGCGCATGGGTTTGGGGGACGACGCGATACGCGGAATTATCGCTGAGGCCGTGGCCGATAAACCCAGGGAGCACACCCTCGAATGCGGGGGAGAAGGAGACGGGTGCGTTTCGCTCGCGGCGCGCAGGCAGATGTCCCAGATTGGGGGATAA
- the gatA gene encoding Asp-tRNA(Asn)/Glu-tRNA(Gln) amidotransferase subunit GatA, producing MMLTNKTLTELAALLARGEVSSVEIARELLEKSRAMNAGLNAFITLNEEGALAEAAASDARRKKGTLLSGHDGLPIAIKDNICTRGLRTTCGSGILRDFIPPYDATSYANLKDAGFVTLGKTNMDEFAMGSTTETSFFGPAKNPFDPARVPGGSSGGSAVAVASGMAPAALGSDTGGSIRQPASFCGVVGIKPTYGRVSRYGLVAYASSLDQIGSFARSVDDAALVLGVISGADTKDSTSIARDIDFGPEGLTGNVKGMVIGIPEEYYRGVSDEVRDGVLARVKALEDAGARTQPISLRYTDYAIPVYYLIATAEASSNLARYDGIRYGFHTPHAGTLDDLYRKTRNEGFGKEVKRRIILGTFSLSSGYYDAYYLKALKGRTLIIRDFREAFSKVDAIVTPVTTTTAFKIGEKISNPLEMYMSDILTISANLAGIPGISVPAGVDREGLPIGLQVMGNHFQERKILEIAKAVERVSGPVVPRM from the coding sequence ATGATGCTAACGAACAAGACGCTTACCGAGCTCGCCGCGCTGCTGGCACGGGGCGAGGTTTCCTCGGTCGAAATCGCGCGCGAACTCCTGGAAAAATCGCGCGCCATGAACGCGGGGCTTAACGCCTTCATCACGCTGAACGAGGAGGGCGCCCTCGCCGAGGCAGCGGCCTCCGACGCGCGCAGGAAAAAGGGGACGCTTCTTTCCGGCCATGACGGCCTTCCCATCGCGATCAAGGACAACATCTGCACCAGGGGACTCCGGACCACCTGCGGCTCCGGGATACTGCGCGACTTCATCCCGCCCTACGACGCGACCTCGTACGCGAACCTCAAGGACGCGGGATTCGTAACGCTCGGGAAAACGAACATGGACGAGTTCGCGATGGGATCCACCACCGAGACCTCGTTCTTTGGCCCCGCGAAAAATCCCTTCGACCCGGCGCGCGTCCCCGGGGGGAGCTCGGGCGGCTCGGCGGTCGCGGTCGCATCGGGAATGGCGCCCGCCGCGCTCGGTTCCGACACGGGGGGCTCCATCCGGCAACCGGCCTCGTTCTGCGGCGTGGTGGGGATCAAGCCCACGTACGGAAGGGTGTCGCGCTACGGGCTCGTCGCGTACGCGTCGTCGCTCGACCAGATAGGAAGCTTCGCGCGCTCGGTGGACGACGCGGCGCTCGTGCTTGGCGTCATCTCGGGTGCCGATACGAAGGATTCCACATCAATAGCACGCGACATCGATTTCGGCCCGGAAGGTCTCACCGGTAACGTGAAGGGCATGGTGATCGGCATACCGGAGGAATACTACCGGGGGGTTTCGGACGAGGTCAGGGACGGGGTTCTGGCGAGGGTGAAGGCCCTCGAGGACGCGGGCGCGCGCACGCAGCCCATTTCGCTGCGCTACACCGATTACGCGATTCCCGTCTATTATCTCATCGCGACGGCCGAGGCCTCGTCCAATCTCGCGCGCTACGACGGCATACGCTACGGCTTCCACACCCCGCACGCCGGGACGCTCGACGATCTTTACCGCAAGACCCGGAACGAGGGTTTCGGCAAAGAGGTCAAGCGGCGGATCATCCTGGGGACGTTTTCGCTGAGCTCCGGATATTATGACGCGTATTATTTGAAGGCGCTCAAGGGCAGGACGCTCATCATCCGGGATTTCCGCGAGGCGTTCTCGAAGGTGGACGCGATCGTGACCCCGGTGACGACGACGACCGCGTTCAAGATAGGCGAAAAAATAAGCAACCCCCTGGAGATGTACATGTCCGACATACTCACCATTTCCGCGAATCTCGCGGGGATTCCGGGCATCAGCGTGCCCGCGGGGGTCGACCGGGAGGGGCTCCCCATAGGCCTCCAGGTCATGGGCAACCACTTCCAGGAAAGAAAAATTCTGGAAATCGCAAAGGCGGTCGAACGTGTATCCGGGCCCGTTGTTCCGCGCATGTAG